The Lepisosteus oculatus isolate fLepOcu1 chromosome 4, fLepOcu1.hap2, whole genome shotgun sequence genome window below encodes:
- the nedd8l gene encoding NEDD8 — translation MLIKVKTLTGKEIEIDIEPTDKVERIKERVEEKEGIPPQQQRLIYSGKQMNDEKTAADYKIQGGSVLHLVLALRGGASHSPSKHLSCSL, via the exons ATGCTGATTAAGGTCAAG ACGCTCACGGGGAAGGAGATCGAGATCGATATCGAGCCCACAGACAAG GTGGAAAGGATTAAGGAGCGAGTGGAAGAGAAGGAAGGGATTCCTCCACAACAACAGAGACTCATCTACAGTGGAAAACAAAT gaaTGATGAGAAGACAGCAGCAGATTATAAGATCCAGGGAGGCTCAGTTCTACACCTGGTCCTGGCTCTCAGAGGTGGGGCCTCCCACAGTCCCAGCAAGCACTTGAGTTGCTCCTTGTAA